AGGATTGCGGAGCGATGCGCCTGGCTGGGAGTGCGATTAGACCTCGGCGCCAACGGATCCGGGGCACGTCAAATCAGCCACCCCGACAGCGCCGTTAAAGCCCTGGTGATCCCAACCAACGAACAATGGCTGATCGCGCGCGGGGCGCCGGGCCTGGCGGGGCAGTGGGCGCCCGAGACGAAAGCGAGGGACGATGTGATCACGCCGCCCTCGCTCGCCCCAAATCCTTCCCACTGACTGGCCGTCAAAGCTCGACGAAATCCTAAGCGAGCTTTTTGCGGGCGACGCCAAGCACCGTGATGAGCGCGGCCGCCGCTGACAGAGCCGCCGCCGCTGTGGCGATCGGGTGCGCTTTGGCTTCGTCTGCCGCCTGCTGCGCGACGAGCCTGGCTTGGACGGGCGTCCTTTCGACGAGGTCGTGCGCGGCTTTTCGCAGAGCCAGGGCCGCGTCAGCGACCGCGTGTTCGGCGTCATCGCTCAGATTGTCCGCCGCGGCGCGGAGGGTCTTGGCGATCTCTTCGATCGCGTCCTGTACGTCGTCTTTGACTTCGCGTGTAAGCGACTTGGACATCGACTTCTCCTCGGATGTGAGAGGTCTTCATCGCCTGCCGTGGCGGGCTGCGCCTTGATGCCTATCAACTTCGGCCCGCTCAGAATGGAGCGCTCGCCCGAGATCCACGGTTGAGCCTCTTGACCAGGGTCAAGGGCGAACGCCGGCGGGCTGGCAATATGGACCTCTCATTGGAGGTTTGCATGTCTATGGATCCCGCCCCCGCACCGTCCCGCCCCAACGGTGGCGAAGGCTTTGTAGGCGAAGCAACCAGCGTTTGGACCTGCGCCTATGAAGCGTGGTCTGACTATCTTGGGCGCCTGTCGACGGCCGGCAGTCCGCTTGCGCTGTTCGCGGCTGGTGCGCAGCTGATGAATGACAGTCTCCAGATCAGCGGACGCGCAACGGCGAAGAGTCTTCAGGATGCGGGTTTGGCGAGCCCACTTCTGAACGACGCCTAATTCGATGCCGGACACGCCGGTTCCAGGGGTTGCAGCCATCGCGCCGGCGAATGCCGCCGTGGCGTCGCGTTTCCGCCGCTTGGCCGAACTTCTGGAGCTCGAAGGCGACAACCCTTTCCGGGTACAAGCCTACCGGCGGGCCGCAACCGCGGTCGCAGGCCTTTCGGAAGACGTGCTGCAGATCGTCTCGCAACCCGACGGTCTGGAGCGCCTCGACGCCCTGCCGGGCGTAGGCGAGGACTTGGCGGCGAAGATCGCCGAAGTTTGCCAAACTGGCCGGCTTGGATTGCTGGACGCCGTCCAGGCGCGCCTCCCGTCTTCCCTCGTGGCCCTTTCCGCGCTGCCCGGCCTGGGCCCAGACCGCATTCGGCGACTGCACCGGGAACTGGGCGTTCAATCCTGCGAGGATCTACGAGGCGCCGTCGAGGCTGGCCGGCTGCGCAGTCTTCCGGGCTTTGGGGCCGCGCTGGAGCGAAGGCTAGCCAGGGCTTTATCTCGCGCCCCGCTTCAACGGACGCCACGGCTTGAGGCCCAACCGGTCGCCGAGGCCCTCCGCCAATCTCTCCTCGCCGTCCCCGGCGTTGAGCGCGCGGACGTTGCGGGTAGCCTGCGCCGAGGTCGGTCCGATGTGGGCGACATCGATCTGGTCGCCGCGGCGTCGGGGGCGAACGTGACGGTGGCGTTCTCGGCCTTACCTCAAGTCGAGGAAGTCCTGTCCCGCGGTCCATCTCGCGCCACGGTGCGCCTCATCGGCGGTCTGCAGGCCGACCTGCTCGTCGCGCCGCCGGAAAGCTACGGCGCCGCCCTGCTCCACTTCACCGGCTCTAAAGCGCACAATATCGCCTTGCGTCGCCTGGCGCGGCGGCAGGGCCTGAAACTGAACGAATGGGGACTCTTCAAGGCCGAGCAGCGCATTGCTGGCAAGACGGAGGCGGACGTTTATGGCGCGCTCGGATTGACAGAACCGCCACCCTGGCAGCGCGAAACCGGCTCGCTCCCGCCTCCTCTCCCGACGCCTTGAGCATCCATGCCGCTGGTGCAGACGCCGCGAGATTTAGCGCTGCAGAACTCTAACAGGTCACCAACTCGGTGTGGCCAAAGCCCTTCGAGTAGTCGAGCACTGAGATGACGATCGGCTCCACGCGGAAAATCCGGACGTCGTCGGGCTTGGGAAGAGGGAGCTCCGG
This is a stretch of genomic DNA from Phenylobacterium immobile (ATCC 35973). It encodes these proteins:
- a CDS encoding type-X family DNA polymerase, which produces MASRFRRLAELLELEGDNPFRVQAYRRAATAVAGLSEDVLQIVSQPDGLERLDALPGVGEDLAAKIAEVCQTGRLGLLDAVQARLPSSLVALSALPGLGPDRIRRLHRELGVQSCEDLRGAVEAGRLRSLPGFGAALERRLARALSRAPLQRTPRLEAQPVAEALRQSLLAVPGVERADVAGSLRRGRSDVGDIDLVAAASGANVTVAFSALPQVEEVLSRGPSRATVRLIGGLQADLLVAPPESYGAALLHFTGSKAHNIALRRLARRQGLKLNEWGLFKAEQRIAGKTEADVYGALGLTEPPPWQRETGSLPPPLPTP